In the Pseudanabaena sp. PCC 7367 genome, one interval contains:
- a CDS encoding glutathione S-transferase family protein: MLLLQFSTSHYCRKARLALGYKRIPYRVQNLTPGVHILKLKPLTGLTTVPVLLPELPDQPEAIADSSRIMAFLDRFQPEPSLMPDDSKLQTKALSLEDWFDESIGTATRFIYYQFRANEGKYIDNSLTSQILIQVVRRQLGINGATVALAEARLQIALAKLAQRWPEHDFLIGDRLSRADLAAAALLSPLALIPKYQKEYAWLFEKIAAVHQICGEALPPGLNTH, from the coding sequence ATGCTACTGCTGCAATTTAGCACTTCTCATTATTGCCGCAAGGCGAGATTAGCCCTGGGATATAAGCGTATTCCTTATCGGGTTCAGAACCTCACCCCTGGTGTGCATATCCTGAAGCTAAAACCGCTGACTGGTTTAACCACGGTGCCTGTATTATTACCAGAGTTGCCAGATCAGCCAGAGGCGATCGCTGATTCCAGTCGGATTATGGCTTTTCTCGATCGCTTTCAACCAGAGCCTAGCCTGATGCCCGATGATTCTAAGTTACAAACTAAAGCCCTGTCCTTAGAGGATTGGTTTGATGAGAGCATTGGTACGGCGACGCGGTTTATTTATTATCAATTTCGAGCCAATGAGGGCAAATATATAGATAATTCGCTCACCAGCCAGATTTTAATTCAAGTGGTGCGGCGGCAACTGGGCATTAATGGCGCAACTGTAGCCCTGGCGGAAGCACGCTTGCAGATTGCTTTGGCAAAGTTAGCGCAGCGCTGGCCAGAACATGATTTCTTGATTGGCGATCGGCTCAGTCGGGCTGATCTTGCGGCGGCGGCTTTGCTGAGTCCTTTGGCTTTGATTCCCAAATATCAAAAAGAATATGCCTGGTTATTTGAAAAGATTGCAGCGGTGCATCAAATTTGTGGGGAGGCGCTTCCACCTGGTTTAAATACCCATTAA
- a CDS encoding metallophosphoesterase produces MIQKHLAGSLSTERIGIKVRDLAPSLRGVRVVQLSDFHFDGVRLSEGLLQQAIEVTNQAKPDLVLLTGDYVTDEPEPIFNLAKWLGKINSTAGIYAVLGNHDLFYRGAKETITGALQQAGIKVLWNDVVYPLGSQLAIVGLPDYWSREFNPAMVMGQVSDRTPRIVMSHNPDSAEDLKPWRVDLQLSGHTHGGQVVIPGIGPVAGLMKNAQAKIPAKCRHWLPFVKKGCHEVLKNWEWSQGLHEVGQNLLYVNRGLGTYMPGRLFCPPEVTVITLA; encoded by the coding sequence GTGATTCAAAAACATTTAGCCGGCTCCCTAAGTACGGAGCGGATTGGAATTAAAGTTAGAGACCTTGCCCCCTCGCTGCGGGGAGTGAGAGTAGTGCAGCTATCTGATTTTCACTTTGACGGTGTGCGTCTTTCGGAAGGACTGTTGCAGCAGGCGATCGAGGTAACTAATCAAGCCAAGCCAGATCTGGTGTTGCTCACGGGGGATTATGTGACCGATGAGCCTGAGCCTATTTTCAACCTGGCTAAGTGGCTGGGCAAAATCAATAGCACTGCTGGTATTTATGCGGTGTTGGGTAATCATGATCTGTTTTATCGTGGAGCCAAAGAGACAATTACTGGTGCATTGCAGCAGGCAGGTATAAAGGTCTTATGGAACGATGTGGTTTACCCGCTCGGATCGCAGTTGGCGATCGTGGGTTTGCCTGACTATTGGTCGCGTGAATTTAATCCGGCGATGGTGATGGGGCAGGTTAGCGATCGTACACCACGCATTGTGATGTCCCATAATCCTGATAGTGCCGAAGATCTAAAACCCTGGCGGGTGGATTTGCAACTTTCTGGACATACCCATGGTGGTCAGGTGGTGATCCCTGGAATTGGTCCGGTGGCTGGCCTGATGAAAAATGCCCAGGCTAAAATCCCGGCTAAATGCCGCCATTGGTTGCCATTTGTGAAAAAAGGCTGCCATGAGGTGCTTAAAAATTGGGAGTGGTCGCAGGGTTTGCACGAAGTGGGGCAGAATTTGCTTTATGTCAATCGCGGTTTGGGCACCTATATGCCGGGGCGATTGTTTTGTCCGCCTGAAGTCACGGTGATTACTTTGGCTTAG
- a CDS encoding phospholipid carrier-dependent glycosyltransferase, which yields MRAIWISFKHKSQLHFRLGIVAIVLISLLTRFWQLEGVAEIVFDEVYYPEYAQAYLNGLPQFDAHPPLGKYLIALGIQLFGYNPIGYRWVTALVGSLVPGLTCCLVYELAHQRRDRHSWALLAGLFTACDGLLLVESRYGLINIFMVAFGLLSQICIFKAMQGWALANQALGDRNIKAMPIELRRSCWWLWLMAAGIFLGAAVAVKWNGMAYGVGILIILAMFWDSAYRSRPTRITDRSINPKLSDRQQLRRSGYKLSQSHSKIDRKTLRQDQVDQQNNQPRQLIGANLIYSQRSLLICIILGLMIMPLAIYGLAWLPHLQLLQPSADSSLLSLLSQHTKIWAFHQGLGNGATAKIHPYCSRWWSWIFTLRPIAYFYEELPNGLVRDVTALGNPFLYWLGAIAIFLMIALLIHRLWTNLEYKLVYGLPAPRPWRQIPWLVIYMVGSFAAHLLPWGLSDRCTFLYLYMPASIYAFMAIALITDWCWRQGGRSGRLISSAIVIAIVWAFIHWLPIYLGWPISAAKFRSLMWFDSWI from the coding sequence TTGAGAGCAATCTGGATCTCTTTTAAACATAAGTCTCAGCTCCACTTTCGCCTGGGGATCGTGGCGATCGTGCTAATTTCGCTCCTGACTCGGTTCTGGCAACTAGAGGGCGTAGCCGAAATTGTCTTTGATGAGGTTTATTACCCTGAATATGCCCAGGCCTATTTAAATGGTTTGCCCCAATTTGATGCCCATCCCCCTTTGGGTAAATATTTAATCGCGTTGGGAATTCAGCTATTTGGCTACAACCCGATCGGCTATCGTTGGGTCACTGCGCTGGTTGGTAGCCTAGTGCCAGGATTAACTTGCTGCCTGGTCTATGAATTGGCACATCAGCGGCGCGATCGCCACAGTTGGGCTTTGCTGGCGGGGTTGTTTACGGCTTGCGATGGCTTGCTGTTGGTGGAATCCCGCTATGGTTTGATTAATATTTTCATGGTGGCGTTTGGCCTGCTGAGTCAAATTTGCATTTTTAAAGCAATGCAGGGCTGGGCATTGGCTAATCAGGCTCTGGGCGATCGCAATATTAAAGCTATGCCGATCGAGTTGAGGCGATCGTGCTGGTGGCTGTGGTTAATGGCAGCGGGTATTTTTCTGGGGGCGGCAGTGGCAGTCAAATGGAATGGGATGGCCTATGGAGTGGGTATTTTGATCATTCTTGCAATGTTCTGGGACTCTGCTTATCGATCTCGCCCCACGAGAATTACTGACCGATCGATTAATCCCAAACTTAGCGATCGGCAACAACTCCGGCGATCCGGCTATAAATTGTCACAATCCCATTCCAAAATCGACAGAAAAACACTCAGACAAGATCAGGTTGATCAGCAAAATAATCAACCCAGACAATTAATTGGCGCTAACTTAATTTATTCACAGCGATCGCTACTTATATGCATAATCCTGGGATTAATGATCATGCCACTGGCGATCTATGGCCTGGCCTGGTTGCCCCATTTGCAACTTTTGCAACCCAGCGCCGATTCAAGCTTACTTAGCTTACTTAGTCAACATACCAAAATCTGGGCATTCCATCAGGGGCTTGGTAATGGAGCAACGGCTAAAATTCATCCCTATTGCTCGCGCTGGTGGAGTTGGATATTTACGTTGCGACCGATCGCTTATTTTTATGAGGAGTTGCCCAATGGTCTGGTGCGTGATGTGACGGCGCTGGGAAATCCATTTTTATATTGGCTAGGGGCGATCGCCATTTTCTTAATGATTGCCCTATTAATTCATCGCCTCTGGACAAACCTGGAATACAAGTTGGTATATGGTTTGCCTGCGCCCAGACCCTGGCGACAGATTCCCTGGCTAGTAATTTATATGGTGGGCAGTTTTGCGGCACATCTTCTGCCCTGGGGTCTCAGCGATCGATGTACGTTTTTATATTTATATATGCCCGCCTCAATTTATGCTTTTATGGCGATCGCCCTGATCACCGATTGGTGTTGGCGACAGGGCGGGCGATCGGGGCGTTTAATTAGCTCCGCGATTGTGATTGCAATTGTCTGGGCATTTATCCATTGGTTGCCAATTTATTTAGGTTGGCCAATTTCAGCAGCTAAATTTCGATCGCTGATGTGGTTTGATAGTTGGATCTAA
- a CDS encoding protein adenylyltransferase SelO, with product MAIANQSPNPAVENPFLTLSYEPAMEELGEDYYDLVAAADFPMHKLRWRNDQLLPAIGIDPQVTSDDHFIEAFGLFKSVRPFLALRYHGYQFGEYNPQLGDGRGFLYGQVRGLDGELYDFGTKGSGNTPYSRTADGRLTLKGGVREILAAEALHRLGVNTSRCLSMIETGEQLWRGDEPSPTRSCVMVRFSKSHIRFGTFERLYHIGRADQAQKLLDHVIEVYYSHLLSEADQATRYSRFYEELVERVAKLTAQWMAAGFCHAVLNTDNMSIAGESFDYGPYAFIPTYDPNFTAAYFDYYGRYRYANQPACCYWNLQMLQYPLGMFMDKGEMEASLTKFQNFYRAEYIKIMTNRLGFAELEPTSAEELISMTMQFLFDTQIGYHDFFIQLRQAFHPHWQQDSSKILSDLTIDNGADVTKALTDEQAEQLTAWRSLYHHHLIRLPEDELIKMGDRLRQHNPTTVLLRPEIEAVWERITEEDNWQPFYELCDRLRAI from the coding sequence ATGGCGATCGCTAATCAGTCCCCCAACCCAGCCGTAGAAAATCCCTTTTTGACCCTGAGCTATGAACCAGCGATGGAGGAGCTAGGCGAAGATTATTACGATCTAGTAGCTGCCGCCGATTTTCCCATGCATAAACTGCGTTGGCGGAATGATCAACTCCTGCCCGCGATCGGCATTGATCCACAGGTCACCAGCGATGATCACTTTATTGAAGCCTTTGGTCTATTTAAGTCGGTGCGACCGTTTTTGGCGCTACGCTATCATGGCTATCAATTTGGTGAATATAACCCCCAGTTAGGCGATGGGCGCGGCTTTTTATATGGTCAGGTGCGTGGTCTGGATGGCGAGCTATATGACTTTGGCACCAAGGGATCGGGGAATACGCCCTATTCCCGCACCGCCGATGGCAGATTGACCCTCAAGGGTGGTGTACGTGAAATCCTGGCTGCTGAAGCATTGCATCGATTGGGGGTAAATACTTCCCGTTGTTTGAGCATGATCGAAACCGGCGAACAATTATGGCGTGGTGATGAACCCTCACCCACCCGATCCTGCGTGATGGTGCGCTTTAGTAAGTCCCATATCCGGTTTGGCACCTTCGAGCGGTTGTATCACATTGGTCGTGCGGATCAGGCGCAGAAGCTGCTCGATCATGTGATCGAAGTTTACTACTCCCATTTACTCAGTGAAGCTGATCAGGCGACCCGCTATAGCCGTTTTTATGAAGAACTGGTGGAACGGGTAGCTAAATTAACCGCCCAATGGATGGCAGCGGGCTTCTGTCATGCGGTGTTGAATACTGACAACATGTCGATCGCCGGGGAGAGCTTTGATTATGGCCCCTATGCTTTTATTCCCACCTATGACCCCAACTTCACTGCCGCCTATTTTGATTACTATGGCCGCTATCGCTATGCCAATCAACCGGCCTGCTGTTATTGGAATTTGCAAATGCTGCAATATCCCCTGGGCATGTTTATGGATAAGGGCGAGATGGAAGCCAGCCTGACTAAGTTTCAGAATTTCTATCGGGCTGAATATATCAAAATCATGACCAATCGGCTGGGGTTTGCTGAGCTAGAACCCACCAGTGCAGAAGAATTGATTAGCATGACGATGCAGTTTTTGTTTGATACCCAGATCGGTTATCATGACTTTTTTATCCAACTGCGCCAAGCCTTCCACCCCCATTGGCAGCAGGACAGCAGCAAGATTCTTAGCGATCTGACGATCGACAATGGTGCTGATGTAACCAAGGCATTAACAGATGAACAGGCCGAGCAGTTAACGGCCTGGCGATCGCTCTATCACCACCATTTAATCCGGTTGCCAGAGGATGAATTAATCAAAATGGGCGATCGGCTGCGGCAACATAACCCCACGACAGTTTTGCTCCGCCCTGAGATCGAAGCGGTGTGGGAGCGGATCACAGAAGAAGATAATTGGCAGCCTTTTTATGAGCTATGCGATCGCTTGCGGGCAATTTGA
- a CDS encoding DUF58 domain-containing protein yields the protein MSNATPPPSREPSDGESEDRAGQILEQTNEQKEPGSTDVVSDPIAADEQEQLSAQGDRPKPKSGRSRRSTRIKKNNRLADWLERRFCVPEFAGGMLLCLAAFFFAAATNTLAGWLYVISGVSFALLLIGAVMPAKIIKEIEVVRSPLEPASAGDMATIELKFANLSKAKKELLRLRDLMPPGLADRECQETIIELLPPGKLTDRFQHHAFTWSYSFIARRRGIYTLSEVQIVTASPLGLFRSRRSHFAKQRLVVYPTVLPLKQCPIVDQLGTDDSPRQYNQEFNYKNATEGITRALRPYRWGDPIRLVHWRTSARFGDLRIRELEVTLGGQDLAIALDLEPGWQEWEFERAVVAAASLFFYAQGMGLKPQLWTATDGLITQVRAVLETLAQVQVLTPDPSDTKNTTPELATRPDLPLVWLSHRAASLADLPAGSRWLLWQNDESAVSKISNPGNHPGLAIATISGSPDQSFRALQTQLQAPLKHATAAI from the coding sequence ATGAGTAATGCTACGCCGCCGCCATCTAGAGAGCCATCTGATGGTGAATCAGAAGATCGCGCTGGGCAAATACTTGAGCAAACAAATGAGCAGAAAGAGCCAGGATCTACTGATGTGGTAAGCGATCCTATCGCTGCAGACGAACAGGAGCAGTTATCAGCACAGGGCGATCGCCCCAAACCAAAGTCTGGACGATCTAGACGATCTACGCGGATCAAGAAAAACAATCGCCTGGCCGATTGGCTGGAACGCCGCTTTTGCGTGCCGGAGTTTGCCGGGGGAATGCTACTTTGTCTGGCCGCCTTTTTCTTTGCCGCTGCTACTAACACCCTGGCCGGATGGTTATATGTAATTAGCGGCGTGAGTTTTGCCCTGTTGCTGATCGGTGCGGTGATGCCAGCTAAGATCATTAAGGAAATAGAAGTGGTGCGATCGCCCCTGGAACCTGCCAGCGCTGGCGATATGGCCACGATCGAGCTAAAGTTTGCCAATCTCAGTAAGGCTAAGAAAGAATTATTGCGCCTACGGGATCTGATGCCGCCTGGTCTGGCCGATCGGGAGTGCCAAGAAACGATCATTGAACTGCTGCCGCCAGGTAAATTAACCGATCGCTTCCAACATCATGCTTTTACCTGGAGCTATAGCTTCATCGCCAGACGCAGAGGCATTTATACCCTCTCGGAGGTGCAAATTGTCACCGCCAGTCCGCTGGGTCTATTTAGAAGTCGGCGATCGCATTTTGCCAAACAAAGGCTGGTGGTTTATCCCACTGTTTTGCCACTCAAACAATGTCCGATCGTTGACCAGCTCGGCACTGATGACAGCCCCCGGCAATACAATCAAGAGTTTAACTACAAAAACGCCACCGAAGGGATCACCAGGGCTTTGCGTCCCTATCGCTGGGGTGATCCAATCAGGTTGGTGCATTGGCGCACTAGTGCCAGGTTTGGCGATCTACGCATTCGAGAGCTGGAAGTTACGCTGGGTGGCCAAGATCTGGCGATCGCCCTGGATTTGGAACCCGGTTGGCAGGAGTGGGAATTTGAACGGGCAGTGGTGGCAGCGGCTTCTCTCTTTTTCTATGCCCAGGGCATGGGGCTGAAACCACAACTCTGGACAGCAACCGACGGCTTGATTACGCAGGTGAGAGCAGTGCTAGAGACTTTGGCACAAGTGCAGGTGCTTACTCCTGATCCCTCTGACACCAAGAACACAACCCCAGAGCTAGCAACCAGGCCAGATCTACCGTTGGTTTGGCTCAGCCATCGCGCCGCAAGTCTAGCTGATTTGCCTGCGGGGAGTCGCTGGTTATTATGGCAAAACGACGAATCGGCCGTTAGTAAAATTAGTAACCCTGGCAATCATCCTGGTCTGGCGATCGCCACCATCTCTGGCTCACCGGATCAAAGCTTCCGTGCCCTGCAAACCCAACTACAAGCGCCCCTCAAACATGCTACTGCTGCAATTTAG
- a CDS encoding response regulator, protein MTEKILVIDDSIMIRKMVKNILAGKYEVLEANDGKSGLEVARRTIPDLVLLDFVMPKYNGYQTLKAIRRFDDLREIPIIMISGLKEQVAEHVPEPFEEFDFLEKPFEADVLLSRIQKLLQSEKALGHAPELDHAPEPAAMEPTAKLSAGETFLIQGMENLIQREVVARMAQLTKRSEKQDVVIANMEKRLDKISQQIDHQNKGIMVLLREIKAIQNRLPGGNK, encoded by the coding sequence ATGACTGAAAAAATCTTAGTAATTGATGACAGCATTATGATCCGCAAAATGGTAAAAAACATTTTGGCGGGTAAGTATGAGGTACTAGAAGCTAATGATGGTAAGTCTGGGCTAGAGGTAGCTAGACGCACAATTCCTGACCTGGTATTACTGGACTTTGTGATGCCTAAATATAACGGCTATCAAACCCTGAAGGCGATCCGCCGCTTTGACGACCTGCGCGAGATTCCAATTATTATGATCTCCGGTTTAAAAGAGCAGGTAGCCGAGCATGTACCAGAGCCGTTTGAGGAGTTTGATTTTCTTGAAAAGCCCTTTGAGGCAGATGTATTACTATCGCGCATCCAAAAGCTGTTGCAATCGGAAAAAGCCCTAGGCCATGCGCCAGAGTTAGACCATGCACCAGAACCAGCGGCAATGGAACCGACGGCTAAGTTATCGGCCGGTGAAACTTTCTTGATTCAAGGGATGGAAAACCTGATCCAGCGCGAAGTAGTAGCCAGAATGGCACAACTAACCAAGCGATCGGAAAAGCAAGATGTGGTGATCGCCAACATGGAAAAACGGCTCGACAAGATCTCGCAGCAAATCGATCATCAAAATAAGGGCATCATGGTTTTGCTACGTGAGATTAAGGCGATTCAAAATCGATTGCCTGGTGGCAATAAGTAA
- a CDS encoding DUF2949 domain-containing protein has protein sequence MNHNPATFADDKHQPELERYLLESATIDQDQLSLAKKLQAKQEGPLLMILLQLSFIDLQQFSNLLDWLVHLKVNGGYSG, from the coding sequence ATGAACCATAATCCCGCTACCTTCGCAGATGACAAACATCAGCCAGAACTAGAACGTTATCTGCTCGAATCTGCCACCATCGATCAAGATCAATTGTCCTTGGCCAAAAAGCTCCAAGCCAAACAGGAAGGGCCTTTGCTGATGATCCTATTGCAGCTAAGTTTTATTGATTTGCAGCAATTTAGTAATTTGCTCGATTGGCTAGTACATTTAAAAGTAAATGGTGGCTATTCAGGTTAG
- a CDS encoding phosphoribosylanthranilate isomerase, protein MGSQYIKYIKYIKICGITKPAQATAIARAGANGLGFICVKKSPRYVEPERIREIVNHLDRDVALNNNQQSNNSTDASLQRSESSYESHDRQAQAPYPDRIGVFLDASLAEIYTTVVTGSLNIVQLHGHESPQFCQELRQKLAAIDVKIKLIKALNIKSAADLAVSDRYAEVVDILLLDAYDPKLAGGTGKTIDWQLLANFHPGCDWWLAGGLAPENILTAIELTNPDGVDVSSGVERSPGDKDLTRVAQLIKLVRQETT, encoded by the coding sequence ATGGGTTCTCAGTACATCAAGTACATCAAGTACATCAAAATTTGCGGCATTACAAAACCCGCACAAGCAACCGCGATCGCCAGGGCTGGGGCTAATGGCCTGGGGTTTATTTGTGTGAAGAAATCACCCCGCTATGTTGAGCCGGAAAGAATTAGAGAAATTGTTAACCATCTCGATCGTGATGTAGCTCTGAACAATAATCAACAGTCTAACAATTCAACCGATGCGAGTCTTCAGCGATCTGAGTCTAGCTATGAATCTCACGATCGCCAAGCTCAAGCACCTTACCCCGATCGGATTGGTGTTTTCTTAGATGCCTCCCTCGCCGAAATCTATACAACTGTTGTTACTGGTAGCTTGAACATAGTGCAACTACATGGCCATGAGTCACCGCAGTTTTGTCAGGAGCTAAGGCAGAAGTTGGCGGCGATCGATGTCAAAATCAAACTAATTAAAGCCTTAAACATCAAGTCAGCCGCAGATCTAGCCGTTAGCGATCGCTATGCTGAAGTAGTTGATATTTTGCTATTGGATGCCTATGATCCAAAGCTGGCTGGCGGTACAGGTAAAACGATCGACTGGCAGCTTTTGGCCAACTTCCATCCTGGCTGCGATTGGTGGTTGGCGGGTGGCTTGGCACCGGAAAATATTTTGACCGCGATCGAATTAACTAATCCCGATGGGGTGGATGTTTCCAGCGGTGTGGAGCGATCGCCCGGTGATAAGGATCTAACGCGAGTCGCGCAGTTGATTAAGTTGGTTAGACAAGAAACTACCTAG